A DNA window from Actinokineospora baliensis contains the following coding sequences:
- the glgA gene encoding glycogen synthase, producing the protein MRIGLLTREYPPEVYGGAGVHVGYLVPRLRALADVDVHCFGGAREDATAHNPAPGLEQANPALRTLSADLSIAAAVEGVDLVHSHTWYANHAGHLAQLLHGVPHVVTAHSLEPRRPWKAEQLGGGYRLSSWVERTAYLAADAVIAVSEGMRTDVLDCYPELDPARVHVVRNGIDAANYHPVSEVDVLVDNGIDPAKPTVVFVGRITRQKGVNHLIAAAHRIDPSAQVVLCAGAPDTPEIAEETRAAVELLAQERGGVFWIQRMLRQPEVRQLLSHATVFVCPSVYEPLGIVNLEAMACGTAVVASDVGGIPEVVADGETGLLVHYDPNDATTFQAGLADAVNALLSTPDRAAAMGAAGRARAEREFSWESVAERTVEVYRAALRGPSAGGS; encoded by the coding sequence GTGCGCATCGGATTGCTGACCAGGGAGTACCCACCGGAGGTCTACGGCGGGGCAGGTGTCCACGTGGGTTACCTGGTGCCGAGGCTGCGGGCGTTGGCCGACGTCGACGTGCACTGCTTCGGCGGTGCGCGCGAGGACGCGACCGCGCACAACCCCGCGCCTGGCCTGGAGCAGGCCAACCCTGCGCTGCGCACGCTGTCGGCGGACCTGTCCATCGCCGCCGCCGTCGAAGGAGTGGATCTGGTCCACTCGCACACCTGGTACGCCAACCACGCAGGGCACCTCGCGCAGCTGCTGCACGGCGTCCCGCACGTGGTGACCGCGCATTCGCTGGAGCCGCGCAGGCCGTGGAAGGCCGAGCAGCTCGGTGGGGGTTACCGGCTGTCCAGCTGGGTCGAGCGCACCGCCTACCTGGCGGCGGACGCGGTGATCGCGGTCAGTGAGGGGATGCGCACGGACGTCCTCGACTGCTACCCCGAGCTCGACCCGGCTCGCGTGCACGTCGTGCGCAACGGGATCGACGCGGCCAACTACCACCCGGTGTCCGAGGTGGACGTTCTCGTCGACAACGGCATCGATCCGGCGAAACCGACGGTCGTGTTCGTGGGCCGCATCACCCGCCAGAAGGGCGTCAACCACCTCATCGCCGCCGCGCACCGGATCGACCCGTCTGCGCAGGTGGTTCTATGCGCGGGTGCACCGGACACGCCGGAGATCGCCGAGGAGACCCGGGCCGCGGTGGAGCTCTTAGCGCAAGAGCGTGGTGGGGTGTTCTGGATCCAGCGGATGCTGCGGCAGCCCGAGGTGCGCCAGCTGCTCAGCCACGCCACCGTGTTCGTGTGCCCGTCGGTCTACGAGCCCCTGGGCATCGTGAACCTAGAGGCGATGGCCTGCGGTACTGCGGTCGTGGCCTCCGATGTCGGCGGTATCCCCGAGGTCGTGGCAGACGGGGAGACCGGCCTGCTGGTGCACTACGACCCCAACGACGCCACTACGTTCCAGGCCGGGCTCGCGGACGCGGTCAACGCACTGCTGTCCACACCGGACCGGGCGGCGGCCATGGGTGCCGCCGGGCGGGCGCGGGCCGAGCGGGAGTTCTCCTGGGAGTCGGTCGCCGAGCGGACGGTCGAGGTGTACCGCGCCGCACTGAGAGGACCATCAGCCGGTGGCTCGTAG
- the glgC gene encoding glucose-1-phosphate adenylyltransferase — MKGKPRVLGIVLAGGEGKRLWPLTADRAKPAVPFAGNYRLVDFVLSNLVNAGFHQLCVLTQYKSHSLDRHISTTWRLSNVLGQYVTPVPAQQRLGPRWYQGSADAIYQSLNLVYDEQPDYIAVFGADHVYRMDPGQMLEQHIDSGAGVTVAGIRVPRHEARAFGCIDSDASGRITSFLEKPDNPPSVPDDPDVTFASMGNYLFSTSTLIEALRADAADRDSMHDMGGDIIPMLVDQGAAHVYDFADNVVPGETERDKGYWRDVGTIDAFYDAHMDLVSVHPVFNLYNRLWPIRTATPPLPPAKFVNGGTATESIVGPGSVISGATVTDSVICADVVIEDGAVVEGSVLLPGARVGKGAVVRRAILDKNVVVADGVRLGVDLEADRQRYTVSSSGVVVLGKGARAD; from the coding sequence GTGAAGGGCAAGCCGCGCGTACTCGGGATCGTGTTGGCTGGTGGCGAGGGCAAACGCCTGTGGCCCCTCACGGCGGACCGGGCCAAACCCGCTGTGCCCTTCGCGGGCAACTACCGCCTCGTCGACTTCGTGCTGTCGAACCTGGTCAACGCCGGGTTCCACCAGCTGTGCGTGTTGACCCAGTACAAGTCCCACTCCCTGGACCGGCACATCTCCACGACGTGGCGGCTGTCCAACGTCCTGGGCCAGTACGTGACCCCGGTCCCGGCGCAGCAGCGCCTCGGGCCGCGCTGGTACCAAGGCAGTGCCGATGCGATCTACCAGTCGCTCAACCTCGTCTACGACGAGCAGCCCGACTACATCGCGGTGTTCGGTGCCGACCACGTCTACCGCATGGACCCCGGCCAGATGCTCGAGCAGCACATCGACTCCGGGGCGGGCGTCACGGTCGCGGGCATCCGGGTCCCGCGCCACGAGGCCAGGGCGTTCGGGTGCATCGACTCGGATGCCTCTGGGCGGATCACCAGCTTCTTGGAGAAGCCGGACAACCCGCCCTCAGTACCCGACGACCCCGACGTCACGTTCGCCTCTATGGGCAACTACCTGTTCTCGACATCGACGCTGATCGAGGCCCTACGCGCGGACGCGGCCGACCGTGACTCCATGCACGACATGGGCGGCGACATCATCCCGATGCTGGTGGACCAGGGCGCCGCCCACGTCTATGACTTCGCCGACAACGTCGTGCCAGGGGAGACCGAACGCGACAAGGGCTACTGGCGCGACGTAGGGACCATCGACGCGTTCTACGACGCGCACATGGACTTAGTGTCGGTGCACCCCGTCTTCAACCTCTATAACCGGCTCTGGCCGATACGCACCGCGACCCCACCGCTACCGCCCGCCAAGTTCGTCAACGGCGGCACTGCCACCGAGTCGATCGTCGGACCCGGATCGGTCATCTCCGGCGCCACTGTGACCGACTCGGTCATCTGCGCCGACGTCGTCATCGAGGACGGGGCGGTCGTGGAGGGCAGCGTGCTGCTGCCCGGTGCCCGTGTCGGCAAGGGCGCCGTGGTCCGGCGGGCGATCCTGGACAAGAACGTCGTGGTCGCCGACGGTGTCCGACTCGGGGTGGACCTGGAGGCCGACCGGCAGCGCTACACGGTCAGCTCCAGCGGGGTGGTCGTGCTCGGCAAGGGCGCGCGCGCCGACTAG
- a CDS encoding O-methyltransferase, which produces MAPEPPVAGPVGLSDYIEGYLVEDDTLVAARTLGAQLGCAPVGAATGAALRFLAAALRAKAVVEVGTGVGVSGLHLLRGMAPDGVLTSIDVEPEVQAVAKRTFRQAGVPPGRTRLIMGRALDVLPRLSDGGYDLLFVDAAATEYPAFHEHGVRLLRPGGVLAFDSVLYQGNIANPARRDAETLALREVVRAVREDDRLVPLLLPLGDGLLLAAKIA; this is translated from the coding sequence GTGGCACCGGAACCGCCCGTCGCTGGCCCGGTGGGGCTCAGCGACTACATCGAGGGTTACCTCGTCGAGGACGACACGCTCGTCGCGGCGCGGACCCTGGGCGCCCAGCTGGGCTGCGCCCCGGTCGGCGCGGCGACCGGCGCGGCGCTGCGGTTCCTGGCCGCGGCGCTGCGGGCCAAGGCGGTCGTGGAGGTCGGGACCGGGGTGGGCGTCAGCGGCCTGCACCTGCTGCGCGGGATGGCCCCCGACGGGGTGCTGACCTCGATCGACGTCGAACCCGAGGTGCAGGCGGTCGCCAAGCGCACCTTCCGCCAGGCTGGCGTCCCGCCCGGCCGCACCCGGTTGATCATGGGGCGGGCTCTCGACGTGCTGCCCAGGCTCAGCGACGGCGGCTACGACCTGCTGTTCGTCGACGCGGCGGCCACCGAGTACCCGGCGTTCCACGAGCACGGCGTGCGGCTGCTGCGCCCCGGCGGGGTGCTCGCCTTCGACAGCGTCCTCTACCAGGGCAACATCGCCAACCCGGCCCGGCGCGACGCCGAGACCCTCGCCCTGCGCGAGGTGGTGCGGGCCGTGCGCGAGGACGACCGGCTGGTCCCGCTGCTGCTCCCGCTGGGTGACGGCCTGCTGCTCGCCGCCAAGATCGCCTAG
- the sigE gene encoding RNA polymerase sigma factor SigE: MPTTQSATEVKPVELTEQAEWTVPSWDEVVREHGDRVYRLAYRLSGNAHDAEDLTQETFIRVFRSLASYKPGTFEGWLHRITTNLFLDMVRRRSRLRMEGLPEDTDRIEGDEPSPEEVYDETHLDPDLQAALDELPPEFRAAVVLCDVEGLSYEEIGATLGVKLGTVRSRIHRGRQALRVALERRRALAREASA; encoded by the coding sequence ATCCCCACGACGCAGAGCGCGACCGAGGTCAAGCCGGTCGAGCTGACCGAGCAGGCCGAGTGGACGGTCCCGAGCTGGGACGAGGTCGTGCGCGAGCACGGCGACCGGGTGTACCGGCTGGCGTACCGCCTCTCCGGCAACGCGCACGACGCCGAGGACCTCACCCAGGAGACGTTCATCCGGGTGTTCCGCTCGCTCGCGTCGTACAAGCCCGGCACCTTCGAGGGCTGGCTGCACCGGATCACCACGAACCTGTTCCTGGACATGGTCCGGCGCCGCTCCCGGCTGCGCATGGAGGGCCTGCCCGAGGACACCGACCGCATCGAGGGCGACGAACCCAGCCCCGAAGAGGTCTACGACGAGACGCACCTCGACCCGGACCTGCAGGCCGCGCTCGACGAGCTGCCCCCGGAGTTCCGCGCCGCGGTCGTCCTGTGCGACGTCGAAGGGCTGTCGTACGAGGAGATCGGCGCCACCCTCGGGGTGAAGCTGGGTACTGTGCGCAGCAGGATCCACCGCGGCCGCCAGGCACTGCGGGTGGCTTTGGAGCGCCGCCGGGCGCTGGCGCGGGAGGCATCGGCATGA
- a CDS encoding anti-sigma factor family protein, which yields MTLERALGLGEQHLLPDAVVAFVDGELSRAAHDRVTSHLTSCTGCAAEITAQRQASAEVRAASAPAMSAGLLAALRAIPLETELPATPDGLAVTADGQLVAIQRPDRAAAAFGAGAPFGSGPKLGEGRVVLGKRNRRAAQGAGVVVSGLVLGALALVNTGGPTPAATPQPTQPLDGGAQPVGFVGQGTMPSLFPNYSMVAAR from the coding sequence ATGACGCTCGAACGCGCCCTCGGGCTGGGCGAGCAGCACCTGCTGCCCGACGCCGTGGTCGCCTTCGTCGACGGTGAGCTCAGCCGGGCCGCCCACGACCGGGTGACCTCCCACCTGACCAGCTGCACCGGCTGCGCCGCCGAGATCACCGCGCAGCGCCAGGCCAGCGCCGAGGTCCGCGCCGCGTCCGCCCCGGCCATGTCGGCCGGGCTGCTCGCCGCGCTGCGGGCCATCCCGCTGGAGACCGAACTGCCCGCCACCCCCGACGGCCTCGCCGTCACCGCCGACGGCCAGCTCGTCGCCATCCAACGCCCCGACCGGGCCGCCGCCGCGTTCGGCGCGGGCGCGCCCTTCGGCTCCGGCCCCAAACTGGGCGAGGGCCGAGTGGTCCTCGGCAAGCGCAACCGCCGAGCCGCCCAAGGCGCAGGCGTGGTCGTGTCCGGCCTCGTCCTCGGCGCCCTGGCCCTGGTCAACACCGGCGGCCCAACCCCAGCGGCCACCCCACAGCCCACCCAGCCCCTCGACGGCGGAGCCCAGCCCGTGGGCTTCGTCGGCCAAGGCACCATGCCGTCCCTGTTCCCCAACTACAGCATGGTGGCCGCCCGCTAA
- a CDS encoding S1C family serine protease: MLQRPPGSREAGAGGDEALWSADSDPWRDPAAGAVIGPPAVAKDDDEDEGAPDKTGPLLSLSDVLFGRRVKPLALGVLGLVALVIGAAGGFVGWLVARGGDALTSEVTLAQTDVGKERPAGSVADIAKRVRPAVVSIEVKIAQGGGTGSGVVIDGSGYIVTNWHVVTLEGRADASAKITTVFTDGTRAEAQLVGTDPKTDLAVIKVKVTNPTVLQFGDSAKLQVGDSVLAIGSPLGLTDTVTEGIVSALHRPVVAGGDNGESPITYDAIQTDAAVNQGNSGGPLVDSTGALVGINSAIRSSAGNTGSVGLGFAIPSNDAKRIAEAIIRDGSVKHADLGANVKSVSAETAEGAQVVNVTDGGAAAKAGLAEGDVIRKVGDRQVRNAAELTVAVRQYQPGQTVPVVLARQGRELTIQVTLQSD; this comes from the coding sequence GTGTTGCAGCGGCCGCCGGGGAGTCGGGAGGCGGGGGCGGGGGGCGATGAGGCTCTCTGGTCCGCGGACTCCGACCCGTGGCGGGATCCGGCGGCTGGGGCCGTGATCGGGCCGCCCGCGGTGGCGAAGGACGACGACGAGGACGAGGGGGCGCCGGACAAGACCGGGCCGCTGCTCAGTCTGAGCGATGTGCTGTTCGGGCGGCGGGTCAAGCCGTTGGCGCTGGGTGTGCTCGGGCTGGTCGCGCTGGTGATCGGGGCGGCCGGTGGGTTCGTCGGGTGGTTGGTCGCCAGGGGTGGGGACGCGTTGACCAGCGAGGTGACCCTCGCGCAGACCGACGTCGGCAAGGAGCGGCCCGCTGGGTCGGTCGCCGACATCGCCAAGCGGGTGCGGCCCGCCGTGGTGTCGATCGAGGTGAAGATCGCCCAGGGCGGCGGGACCGGGTCCGGGGTGGTGATCGACGGCTCCGGCTACATCGTGACCAACTGGCACGTGGTGACCCTGGAGGGCCGCGCGGACGCCTCCGCGAAGATCACCACCGTGTTCACCGACGGGACCAGGGCCGAGGCGCAGTTGGTCGGCACCGACCCCAAGACCGACCTCGCGGTGATCAAGGTGAAGGTCACCAACCCGACCGTGCTGCAGTTCGGCGACTCGGCCAAGCTGCAGGTCGGCGACAGCGTGCTGGCCATCGGCTCGCCGCTGGGCCTCACCGACACCGTCACCGAGGGCATCGTCAGCGCGCTGCACCGGCCGGTCGTGGCAGGCGGCGACAACGGCGAGTCCCCGATCACCTACGACGCGATCCAGACCGACGCCGCGGTGAACCAGGGCAACTCCGGCGGCCCGCTGGTGGACTCCACCGGCGCGCTGGTCGGCATCAACTCGGCGATCCGCAGCAGCGCGGGCAACACCGGCAGCGTCGGCCTCGGGTTCGCCATCCCGTCCAACGACGCCAAGCGCATCGCCGAGGCGATCATCCGCGACGGGTCGGTCAAGCACGCCGACCTCGGCGCGAACGTCAAGTCGGTGTCCGCGGAGACCGCGGAGGGCGCCCAGGTGGTCAACGTGACCGACGGCGGGGCGGCCGCCAAGGCCGGGCTGGCCGAGGGCGACGTGATCCGCAAGGTCGGCGACCGGCAGGTCCGCAACGCCGCCGAGCTGACCGTGGCGGTCCGGCAGTACCAGCCGGGGCAGACCGTTCCCGTGGTGTTGGCCAGGCAGGGCCGGGAGCTGACCATTCAGGTAACCCTGCAGTCGGATTGA
- the tatB gene encoding Sec-independent protein translocase protein TatB, translating into MFESIGWAEILVLGIAGLFILGPERLPGAAAWVGRSMRKVREFATGARDQLKGELGTDFDDLRKPLQDLQQLRNFDPKQMVAKQLFGDDTNGTKPNGFAASQPAIPPAPPAPKADPPKLNPGERPPIDPDAT; encoded by the coding sequence GTGTTCGAAAGCATCGGCTGGGCCGAGATCCTCGTACTCGGCATCGCCGGTTTGTTCATCTTGGGCCCGGAGCGGTTACCCGGTGCGGCCGCCTGGGTGGGGCGCAGCATGCGCAAGGTGCGCGAGTTCGCGACGGGGGCCCGCGACCAGCTCAAGGGCGAGCTGGGCACCGACTTCGACGATCTGCGCAAACCGCTGCAGGACCTGCAGCAACTGCGCAACTTCGACCCGAAGCAGATGGTCGCCAAACAGCTCTTCGGTGACGACACCAACGGCACCAAGCCCAACGGCTTCGCCGCGTCGCAACCGGCCATCCCCCCGGCCCCGCCCGCACCGAAGGCGGATCCCCCCAAGCTCAACCCCGGTGAGCGTCCCCCGATCGACCCGGACGCCACCTGA
- a CDS encoding Mrp/NBP35 family ATP-binding protein yields MTTTQQVPEVEAVRKALAGVQDPEIHRPITDLGMVKDIAVHPDGRVEVAVYLTVAGCPLRDKITKDVTAAVAALPGVASVAVELDVMDDAQRTALRKTLRGDAEEPRIPFAEPGSLTRVYCVASGKGGVGKSSVTVNLAVAMAARGVKVGIVDADIYGHSIPRMVGATDKPTKVEKMILPPQANGVKVISIGMFTPGNTPVVWRGPMLHRALQQFLADVFWGDLDVLLLDLPPGTGDIAISVAQLIPNAEILVVTTPQQAAAEVAERAGAIALQTRQRVAGVIENMSWFELPDGTRADLFGTGGGHTVADSLSRAVGSTVPLLGQVPLDPRLREGGDAGTPLVLSQPDTTAAKVLTDIATKLSVRARGLAGRMLSVSPAGR; encoded by the coding sequence GTGACCACCACCCAACAGGTTCCCGAGGTCGAGGCCGTCCGCAAGGCCCTGGCGGGCGTGCAGGACCCGGAGATCCACCGGCCGATCACCGACCTCGGCATGGTCAAGGACATCGCGGTGCACCCGGACGGCCGGGTCGAGGTCGCGGTCTACCTCACCGTGGCGGGCTGCCCGCTGCGCGACAAGATCACCAAGGACGTCACCGCCGCGGTGGCGGCGCTGCCCGGGGTGGCCTCGGTCGCGGTCGAGCTGGACGTGATGGACGACGCCCAGCGCACCGCCCTGCGCAAGACCCTGCGCGGCGACGCCGAGGAGCCGCGCATCCCGTTCGCCGAACCCGGCTCGCTGACCAGGGTGTACTGCGTGGCCTCCGGCAAGGGCGGCGTCGGCAAGTCCAGCGTCACGGTCAACCTCGCGGTCGCCATGGCCGCGCGCGGGGTCAAGGTCGGCATCGTCGACGCCGACATCTACGGCCACTCCATCCCGCGCATGGTCGGCGCGACGGACAAGCCGACCAAGGTCGAGAAGATGATCCTGCCGCCGCAGGCCAACGGCGTGAAGGTCATCTCGATCGGCATGTTCACCCCGGGCAACACCCCGGTGGTGTGGCGCGGCCCGATGCTGCACCGAGCGCTGCAGCAGTTCCTGGCCGACGTCTTCTGGGGCGACCTGGACGTGCTGCTGCTCGACCTGCCGCCCGGCACCGGCGACATCGCCATCTCGGTCGCCCAGCTGATCCCGAACGCCGAGATCCTGGTCGTGACCACGCCGCAGCAGGCCGCGGCCGAGGTCGCCGAGCGCGCCGGGGCGATCGCCCTGCAGACCCGCCAGCGGGTCGCCGGGGTGATCGAGAACATGTCCTGGTTCGAACTGCCCGACGGCACCCGCGCCGACCTCTTCGGCACCGGCGGCGGCCACACCGTCGCCGACTCCCTGTCGCGTGCAGTGGGCTCGACGGTGCCGCTACTCGGCCAGGTCCCCCTCGACCCCCGCCTACGCGAAGGCGGCGACGCCGGGACGCCCCTGGTCCTGTCCCAGCCCGACACCACAGCGGCGAAGGTCCTGACCGACATCGCGACCAAGCTCTCGGTCCGCGCCCGCGGCCTCGCAGGCCGGATGCTCTCGGTGTCCCCCGCAGGCCGCTAG
- a CDS encoding MarR family winged helix-turn-helix transcriptional regulator, whose protein sequence is MTVPESTARPTREELHAWRTFLRAHAHITRVLEAELVAEQRLSLGGYDVLVQLAEAPGRKLRMAELADAVLLSRSGVTRLVDRLERAGMVARERVAGDGRGVVAALTEQGLDVLRTASKTHLAGVARHFVARLDDTQLSDLGDLCGKLID, encoded by the coding sequence TTGACCGTGCCGGAGAGCACCGCCCGGCCCACCCGAGAAGAACTGCACGCGTGGCGCACCTTTTTGCGGGCGCACGCGCACATCACCCGGGTGCTCGAGGCCGAGTTGGTCGCCGAGCAACGGCTTTCCCTCGGGGGCTACGACGTCCTTGTCCAGTTGGCGGAAGCCCCGGGCCGCAAATTGCGAATGGCAGAACTCGCCGACGCGGTCCTGCTGTCGCGCTCCGGGGTGACCAGGCTGGTCGACCGGCTGGAACGGGCCGGGATGGTGGCCAGGGAACGGGTCGCGGGCGATGGCAGGGGGGTGGTCGCCGCGCTCACCGAACAGGGGCTGGACGTGTTGCGCACCGCGTCCAAAACGCATCTCGCCGGTGTTGCCCGGCACTTTGTCGCGCGATTGGATGACACCCAGTTGAGCGATCTGGGTGACCTCTGCGGGAAGTTGATCGACTAG
- a CDS encoding DUF1003 domain-containing protein, which yields MPEPSPRRRLDQPRQPRGWRLAIDPDAFGRFSERLARFLGTGKFLFWQTLIVLAWITTNLVAVTLRWDPYPFILLNLAFSTQAAYAAPLILLAQNRQDDRDRVSLEEDRARAAQTKADTEFLARELAALRLAVGEVATRDYLRGELDKLRGDLKGKRNKSRPDAKTLREDPRWDEVSS from the coding sequence GTGCCTGAGCCAAGCCCCCGGCGCCGCCTCGACCAGCCCCGCCAGCCGCGCGGGTGGCGGCTGGCCATCGACCCGGACGCCTTCGGCCGCTTCTCCGAGCGGCTGGCCCGGTTCCTGGGCACCGGCAAGTTCCTGTTCTGGCAGACGCTGATCGTGCTGGCCTGGATCACCACGAACCTGGTCGCGGTCACCCTGCGCTGGGACCCCTACCCGTTCATCCTGCTCAACCTGGCCTTCTCCACCCAGGCCGCCTACGCCGCGCCGCTGATCCTGCTCGCGCAGAACCGCCAGGACGACCGCGACCGGGTGTCGCTGGAGGAGGACCGGGCGCGCGCGGCGCAGACCAAGGCCGACACCGAGTTCCTCGCCCGCGAGCTCGCCGCGCTGCGGTTGGCCGTCGGCGAGGTCGCCACGCGCGACTACCTGCGCGGCGAGCTCGACAAACTGCGCGGCGACCTCAAGGGCAAGCGGAACAAATCGCGGCCGGACGCGAAAACCCTGCGCGAGGACCCGCGCTGGGACGAGGTCTCGAGCTAG
- a CDS encoding magnesium transporter MgtE N-terminal domain-containing protein, translated as MGKIFAAQLLGLPVFGPDGESIGRIRDLVAGLRTDGSPPRVLGVVIELATRRRIFVPMLRVATIDANAVTLATGSVNLRHFHQRPNEVLVVGQLLDARVTVVASGARAQVVDTAMEQTRTRDWVLSRVAIRERTGRLGRRGPVTVLAWSEIRAPGITELSTAPQAADQLLAVFDTMRAADVATALQDLPLKRRYEVADALDDERLADVIEELPEEDQKELLAHLDEERAADVLEAMDPDDAADLLAELSEPDKNRLLELMEPEESAPVKRLLEYSYDTAGGLMTPEPIVLTPDAPISEALARVRNPDLPPALASMVFVCRPPTATPTGRYLGCVHIQRLLREPPFDLVAGAVDKELARLRPTDSLVEVTRYFATYNLVCAPVVDDEEHLLGAITVDDVLDHLLPENWREREPVGRNGSDSA; from the coding sequence ATGGGCAAGATCTTCGCGGCGCAGTTGCTCGGTCTGCCGGTGTTCGGGCCGGACGGCGAGTCGATCGGCCGGATCCGCGACCTGGTGGCCGGGCTGCGCACCGACGGGTCGCCGCCGAGGGTGCTCGGCGTGGTAATCGAGCTGGCCACCCGGCGGCGGATCTTCGTGCCGATGCTGCGGGTCGCCACGATCGACGCGAACGCGGTCACCCTGGCCACCGGCTCGGTCAACCTGCGGCACTTCCACCAGCGGCCCAACGAGGTCCTGGTCGTCGGCCAACTGCTCGACGCCAGGGTGACGGTGGTGGCCAGCGGCGCGCGGGCCCAGGTGGTCGACACCGCGATGGAGCAGACCAGGACCAGGGACTGGGTGCTCTCGCGGGTCGCCATCCGCGAGCGCACCGGGCGGCTGGGCAGGCGCGGACCGGTGACGGTGCTGGCCTGGTCGGAGATCCGCGCGCCGGGGATCACCGAGCTGTCCACCGCGCCGCAGGCCGCCGACCAGCTGCTGGCCGTGTTCGACACCATGCGGGCCGCCGACGTGGCCACCGCGCTGCAGGACCTGCCGCTCAAGCGCCGCTACGAGGTGGCCGACGCGCTCGACGACGAACGGCTCGCCGACGTCATCGAGGAGCTGCCCGAGGAGGACCAGAAGGAGCTGCTGGCCCACCTCGACGAGGAGCGCGCCGCCGACGTGCTCGAGGCGATGGACCCCGACGACGCGGCCGACCTGCTCGCCGAGCTGTCGGAACCGGACAAGAACCGGCTGCTGGAGCTGATGGAGCCCGAGGAGTCCGCGCCGGTCAAGCGGCTGCTGGAGTACTCCTACGACACCGCGGGCGGCCTGATGACCCCCGAACCGATCGTGCTCACCCCGGACGCGCCGATCTCCGAGGCGCTGGCCCGGGTGCGCAACCCCGACCTGCCGCCCGCGCTGGCCAGCATGGTGTTCGTCTGCAGGCCGCCGACGGCCACCCCGACCGGCCGCTACCTGGGCTGCGTGCACATCCAGCGGCTGCTGCGCGAACCGCCGTTCGACCTGGTCGCGGGCGCGGTCGACAAGGAGTTGGCCCGGCTGCGGCCGACCGACTCGCTGGTCGAGGTGACCCGCTACTTCGCCACCTACAACCTGGTCTGCGCGCCGGTGGTGGACGACGAGGAACACCTGCTCGGCGCGATCACCGTCGACGACGTCCTCGACCACCTGCTGCCGGAGAACTGGCGCGAGCGCGAACCGGTCGGCCGGAACGGGAGCGACAGTGCCTGA
- a CDS encoding ArsR/SmtB family transcription factor — translation MITAHLGAAVLNKVRLATSPAAEAMAWLLNTVNERQHPVFGKPGAAARFALRDPDVRLVASTLPSGPYYKPDLITPIPPIVPPDLVWPTQLELMAGTSAEVAAQQVAKMPAPSNAVVAAAEAGTLATRLANGMAKFWTIAMADSWSGLKERLDDDISAKARIMATEGVGALFTSLHSNITWDGSTLRIVNSWNREGTPGDLTVTPVALTWPEFYTQLEEAENSVLYYPPQGLVAPKADPAALAKLLGPTRAALLRDLDMPRTTTDLAKRHGLAPGTVSYHLSVLYSASLITKARVKREVRYQRNDQVIR, via the coding sequence GTGATCACGGCCCACCTCGGCGCGGCCGTGCTGAACAAGGTCCGCCTCGCGACGTCGCCCGCCGCTGAAGCGATGGCTTGGCTCTTGAACACCGTCAACGAGCGCCAGCACCCCGTGTTCGGCAAGCCGGGAGCCGCGGCACGCTTCGCGCTGCGCGACCCAGATGTGCGTTTGGTCGCGAGCACGCTGCCTAGCGGTCCCTACTACAAGCCGGACCTCATCACACCGATCCCGCCTATAGTTCCGCCCGACCTCGTCTGGCCTACCCAGTTGGAACTGATGGCGGGGACGTCAGCGGAAGTCGCGGCGCAACAGGTGGCGAAGATGCCAGCCCCGTCGAACGCGGTCGTCGCTGCGGCGGAAGCGGGGACGCTCGCCACACGACTCGCCAACGGGATGGCCAAGTTCTGGACCATAGCCATGGCCGACAGTTGGTCCGGCTTGAAGGAACGCCTGGACGACGACATCTCCGCCAAAGCGCGGATCATGGCGACAGAAGGCGTGGGCGCACTCTTCACGTCCCTGCACAGCAACATCACCTGGGACGGCAGCACGCTGCGGATCGTCAACTCTTGGAACCGTGAAGGCACACCGGGCGACCTAACGGTGACACCGGTGGCCCTGACGTGGCCGGAGTTCTACACGCAACTGGAAGAGGCGGAGAACTCCGTCTTGTACTACCCGCCTCAAGGTCTGGTCGCGCCCAAAGCAGACCCGGCCGCGCTAGCCAAGCTCTTGGGCCCTACGCGCGCGGCCCTGCTGCGCGACCTCGATATGCCCCGCACCACTACGGACCTGGCCAAGCGACACGGCCTGGCACCAGGAACCGTCTCTTACCACCTGTCCGTGCTCTATAGCGCCAGCCTGATCACCAAGGCGCGGGTCAAGCGCGAGGTGCGGTACCAGCGCAACGACCAGGTCATCCGCTGA